One window of the Granulicella arctica genome contains the following:
- a CDS encoding DinB family protein translates to MATHGFGAQLSNREFFIKRWQQEHSAFVNVIAALPIDLLDFRPHPLSRSAAQLVALLISAQRSCIQLCDNKKSSYTGMHWQEPTTLDDRLHTVATYERDHIELRGQLGALDDDSWNHQAWLIHGKDEILLRDTLGGLLWIALFDTVHHRGQLTTYIRPMGGKVPSIYGPSADDQREWH, encoded by the coding sequence ATGGCAACACACGGATTCGGTGCGCAACTTAGTAATCGAGAGTTTTTCATCAAACGTTGGCAGCAAGAACACTCTGCCTTTGTCAATGTGATCGCGGCACTGCCGATCGATCTTTTGGACTTCCGGCCACATCCTCTTTCGCGTTCAGCGGCACAGCTAGTTGCGCTGCTCATCTCAGCCCAGCGGAGCTGTATTCAACTCTGCGACAACAAAAAGAGCTCATACACTGGGATGCACTGGCAAGAACCAACCACCTTGGATGATCGTCTTCACACTGTGGCAACCTACGAACGCGACCATATCGAATTGAGAGGTCAGCTTGGCGCCTTGGACGATGACAGTTGGAATCATCAAGCCTGGTTGATCCATGGTAAGGACGAAATCCTACTAAGGGATACTTTGGGTGGGCTTCTGTGGATTGCTCTCTTCGATACGGTTCATCACCGCGGCCAGTTGACTACCTACATCCGTCCCATGGGTGGGAAGGTACCGAGCATCTATGGCCCCTCCGCCGACGACCAAAGGGAATGGCACTAA
- a CDS encoding FAD-dependent oxidoreductase, whose product MSTDNNENHSVLFPRLDAQSLRTLERKGTVRKTTVGEVLFNRETLQHGLFVVLSGSIDLVGVANGHESIISVLAQGEFTGELTQLSGRRSLVSCRVSTAGEVLEVDRASLRHIMQTDAVVGNLLLNAFVQRRIYLIANAVGDAVLIGSTHSSDTLRLRSFLVRNGHPYTYLDIDEDPDIQSVLDQFGIEVADIPVVICRGDMVLRAPSNAEAAVCFDLNAGVDQTDVFDAVIVGAGPSGLAAAVYGASEGLNVLVVESNAPGGQAGSSSRIENYLGFPFGISGQELADAAYIQAEKFGARLSIARSACTVQCEQHPYRIKLDDGTLIQTRTVVVATGSRYRRLDIPNVARFDGNGVYYGATQLEAPLCQGEAVVIVGGGNSAGQAAIFLSSFATKVYLLVRGPNLKTNMSKYLISRIEASPKIILKTRTTVVALEGGDRLEGIRWMDHLTGESEDHEVRRLFMMAGADPNTSWVSGCLSLDTKGFIKTGTSVLADWSLQRAPYPLETNVPGVFAVGDVRAESVKRVASAVGEGSMCIQFVHRALANQ is encoded by the coding sequence ATGTCGACCGATAACAACGAGAACCACTCAGTACTCTTTCCTCGCCTTGACGCTCAAAGCCTTCGAACGCTTGAGAGAAAAGGTACGGTGCGAAAGACCACGGTGGGTGAGGTCCTGTTCAACCGGGAAACTCTACAGCATGGGCTCTTCGTGGTGCTGAGCGGCAGTATTGATCTCGTCGGCGTTGCAAACGGGCATGAATCCATTATCAGCGTGCTCGCTCAGGGTGAGTTCACGGGCGAGTTGACTCAGCTCTCTGGTCGGAGAAGTCTTGTCTCTTGTCGAGTCTCGACAGCCGGAGAAGTTCTTGAGGTGGATCGTGCATCGTTGCGCCACATCATGCAAACGGATGCCGTCGTCGGCAATCTGCTGCTTAATGCGTTTGTGCAACGAAGAATCTATCTGATAGCGAATGCCGTGGGTGACGCAGTCTTAATCGGCTCAACCCACTCCAGTGACACCCTACGCTTGCGCTCGTTCTTGGTACGTAACGGGCACCCCTATACCTATCTGGACATTGATGAAGATCCCGATATTCAAAGCGTTCTAGATCAGTTTGGTATTGAAGTGGCCGACATTCCGGTTGTGATCTGCAGAGGAGACATGGTTCTGCGTGCTCCTAGCAATGCCGAAGCAGCCGTATGTTTCGACCTGAACGCTGGGGTGGACCAAACGGATGTGTTCGATGCGGTCATCGTTGGAGCTGGACCATCTGGATTGGCGGCTGCAGTCTATGGAGCATCCGAAGGACTCAACGTATTAGTTGTTGAGAGCAACGCTCCTGGTGGGCAAGCAGGATCGAGCTCCCGCATCGAGAATTACCTCGGATTCCCCTTCGGGATTTCGGGACAGGAGCTGGCGGACGCTGCTTACATTCAGGCAGAAAAATTCGGAGCTAGGTTATCCATTGCTCGAAGCGCCTGTACGGTGCAATGCGAGCAGCATCCTTATCGGATCAAGCTCGATGACGGAACTTTGATCCAGACCCGAACTGTTGTCGTTGCCACCGGATCTCGTTATCGTCGATTGGATATCCCTAATGTCGCTCGCTTTGATGGTAATGGAGTCTATTACGGGGCGACACAACTTGAGGCTCCTCTGTGTCAAGGCGAAGCCGTCGTAATTGTCGGAGGCGGAAATTCTGCCGGGCAAGCCGCGATCTTCCTTTCGAGTTTCGCGACTAAAGTCTATCTGCTTGTCCGTGGGCCAAATCTCAAGACCAACATGTCCAAATACCTGATCTCAAGAATTGAGGCTTCGCCAAAGATCATCCTTAAGACGCGCACGACTGTAGTGGCTCTGGAAGGTGGAGACAGGTTGGAGGGCATCCGTTGGATGGATCACTTGACAGGCGAATCGGAAGACCATGAGGTCCGGCGCCTATTCATGATGGCTGGGGCCGACCCAAACACAAGCTGGGTAAGCGGCTGCCTTTCCTTGGACACTAAGGGATTCATAAAGACGGGTACGAGCGTGCTTGCAGACTGGAGTCTCCAGCGTGCTCCCTATCCCCTAGAGACAAATGTGCCAGGAGTGTTTGCTGTAGGAGACGTAAGGGCGGAAAGCGTAAAGAGGGTAGCGTCGGCCGTGGGAGAAGGTTCCATGTGTATCCAGTTCGTTCATCGTGCACTGGCGAATCAATGA
- a CDS encoding alpha/beta hydrolase, with protein MSVKSQETIQDADNLKIFFRSWRPETKARATIVIVPGFNAHSGYYEDVAEHLVADGLSVYAVDLRGRGNSEGERFFVESFDDYVSDVEAVMEIVKTREPAFPMFMLGHSAGGVVACLYTLDHPADLTGLICESFAHELPAPEFVLSVFKGLSHLAPHAHILHLPNERFSRDPVAVAAMNNDPLIENETQPTQTMAAMVRADERLKQDFPQITLPVLILHGTEDKNTRPSGSQHFYDNAGSSDKTLKFYDGGFHDLLNDVDKDVVLADIIAWINGHLVATAHIPEELPALAH; from the coding sequence ATGAGTGTAAAAAGCCAAGAAACAATCCAGGATGCAGATAACCTGAAAATATTCTTTCGGTCCTGGCGCCCTGAAACGAAAGCCCGCGCCACCATAGTCATCGTGCCTGGATTCAACGCCCATAGCGGTTACTACGAAGACGTAGCCGAGCACCTCGTTGCCGACGGCCTCTCCGTGTACGCCGTGGATCTTCGTGGCAGAGGTAACTCTGAAGGCGAACGCTTCTTTGTTGAATCGTTCGATGACTACGTGAGTGACGTTGAGGCCGTCATGGAGATCGTGAAAACCCGTGAACCGGCCTTTCCGATGTTCATGCTCGGTCATAGCGCCGGAGGTGTCGTCGCGTGCCTTTACACCCTCGATCACCCAGCGGATCTTACGGGACTGATCTGCGAGAGCTTTGCCCATGAACTACCCGCTCCCGAGTTCGTCCTGTCAGTCTTCAAGGGACTGAGTCATCTCGCCCCTCACGCACACATCCTTCATCTTCCGAATGAGCGATTCTCAAGGGATCCTGTTGCTGTAGCGGCGATGAACAACGATCCGCTGATCGAGAACGAGACTCAGCCTACACAGACCATGGCCGCGATGGTTCGGGCGGACGAACGCCTTAAGCAGGACTTTCCCCAGATCACATTGCCTGTTCTTATTCTCCACGGAACAGAAGATAAGAACACACGGCCAAGTGGTAGCCAGCACTTTTACGACAATGCTGGCTCTTCTGACAAGACCCTCAAGTTCTACGACGGCGGATTCCACGACCTTCTCAACGATGTGGATAAGGATGTGGTTCTGGCCGACATCATCGCCTGGATCAATGGTCATCTGGTTGCGACGGCACACATTCCCGAAGAGCTCCCCGCACTTGCGCATTGA
- a CDS encoding NAD(P)-binding protein: MERKFVMNVENYENVVIGSGEGGKYLAWHLSQSGQQVAVIERRWIGDPARM, from the coding sequence ATGGAAAGGAAGTTTGTTATGAATGTGGAGAACTACGAAAACGTCGTCATCGGCAGCGGCGAGGGTGGCAAGTACCTCGCTTGGCATTTGTCACAGTCTGGACAACAAGTCGCTGTAATCGAGCGGCGTTGGATCGGGGATCCTGCCCGAATGTAA
- a CDS encoding alpha/beta fold hydrolase: MDMLKVKDGTSIYYKDWGTGQPIVFSHGWRLTADAWDAQMLFFGEQGYRVVAHDRRGHGRSGQSWNGNDMDTYADDLSELIEKLNLKDAVLVGHSTGGGEVARYLGRHGSKRISKAVLISAVTPFMLETPDHPGAPMSVFDGLRQGVVNNRAEFFRGLSVPFYGYNRPDAKVSEGIRNSFWLQGMLGSVKGELDSIKAFSETDFREDLKKITIPTLILQGDDDQIVPLQISSPLTAKLVKNSTLKIYPGQPHGLCTTFADQVNADVLAFIKA, translated from the coding sequence TTGGACATGCTCAAAGTCAAAGACGGAACATCCATCTACTACAAAGACTGGGGCACCGGTCAGCCCATTGTCTTCTCACATGGTTGGCGGCTAACAGCAGATGCCTGGGATGCGCAGATGCTCTTCTTCGGCGAGCAAGGGTATCGGGTCGTCGCTCACGATCGTCGGGGCCACGGCCGTTCCGGTCAGTCCTGGAACGGGAATGATATGGATACTTATGCCGACGATCTTTCGGAGCTGATCGAGAAATTGAATTTGAAGGACGCTGTTCTGGTCGGCCATTCGACCGGCGGGGGCGAAGTTGCCCGGTACCTTGGCCGGCACGGAAGCAAGCGCATATCGAAAGCAGTCCTCATCTCAGCTGTGACGCCGTTTATGCTCGAAACTCCCGATCATCCCGGAGCTCCCATGTCGGTCTTTGACGGGCTGCGACAAGGCGTTGTGAACAATCGGGCCGAGTTCTTCCGTGGTCTTTCCGTTCCGTTCTATGGTTATAACCGACCGGACGCGAAGGTTTCGGAAGGCATCAGGAATTCCTTCTGGCTTCAGGGAATGTTGGGTTCTGTGAAAGGCGAACTGGACTCAATCAAGGCATTTTCCGAGACGGATTTTCGGGAGGATCTTAAGAAGATCACAATCCCAACATTGATTCTGCAGGGCGACGACGATCAAATTGTCCCTTTGCAGATTTCGTCGCCTCTCACCGCCAAGCTGGTCAAGAACTCCACGCTGAAGATTTACCCTGGTCAGCCGCATGGGCTTTGCACCACCTTCGCCGATCAGGTTAACGCTGATGTACTCGCCTTCATCAAGGCCTGA
- a CDS encoding FAD-dependent oxidoreductase: MDRGSCPNVNCLPSKNEIWSAKVAYLSQHASTFGVAPTKPPSDMEAVQERKRRMVQGLIATNLEHYKSSSTELVMGEAKFVGPKTLEVQLNDGGTRTLKAERIFLNLGTHASIPPVPGLAEARPLTNIELLQLDRIPEHLIVLGGGYVGLEFAQAFRRFGSRVTILHRGSQLLTNQDADIAGSLLETLLKEEIEVIAVSETLRVAGTSGSSVTLLVRTDAGETALAGSDILVATGRAPNTTSVGLEIAGVQLTDQGYVKVDDRLQTTAAGIWAIGECAGSPQFTHISYDDFRVIRDNLAGIDRTTAGRLVPSCLFTDPPVSQIGLTEQEARRRGIPVRVTKLPMAAVLRTRTLDESHGFMKALLEVGGDCILGFSMIGPEAGEVMAIVQVAMLAGLPYTTLRDATFTHPTMAEGLVFLFSQVEPRR, encoded by the coding sequence TTGGATCGGGGATCCTGCCCGAATGTAAACTGCCTCCCGAGTAAGAACGAGATTTGGAGTGCCAAGGTCGCGTACCTCTCGCAGCACGCAAGCACCTTTGGTGTGGCTCCCACCAAACCCCCATCTGACATGGAGGCGGTCCAAGAGCGCAAGCGAAGAATGGTGCAGGGCCTAATCGCTACAAATTTGGAACACTACAAGAGTAGTAGCACTGAGCTTGTGATGGGTGAGGCAAAGTTTGTTGGTCCGAAGACGCTTGAAGTACAACTAAACGACGGTGGGACTCGAACACTGAAAGCAGAGCGGATCTTCCTCAACCTGGGAACCCACGCCTCAATTCCCCCGGTCCCGGGCCTCGCAGAGGCTCGGCCCTTAACGAATATTGAGCTTCTTCAACTCGATCGTATCCCCGAGCACCTTATCGTCTTGGGGGGAGGATATGTCGGGCTCGAGTTCGCTCAGGCGTTTCGTCGTTTCGGAAGCCGAGTAACGATCCTGCACCGAGGGTCGCAGTTGTTGACGAACCAGGATGCAGATATCGCTGGCTCTCTACTTGAAACGTTACTCAAAGAGGAAATCGAAGTGATTGCCGTCTCCGAGACTCTGAGGGTGGCGGGGACATCGGGTTCTAGCGTCACTTTGCTCGTAAGAACTGATGCTGGCGAAACCGCGCTTGCAGGAAGCGATATCCTCGTCGCGACCGGCCGAGCCCCGAACACCACCTCAGTAGGTCTAGAGATCGCTGGTGTTCAACTCACTGACCAGGGGTATGTAAAGGTGGATGATCGTCTCCAGACGACCGCTGCGGGTATATGGGCAATCGGGGAATGCGCAGGGAGTCCGCAGTTTACCCATATTTCCTACGATGATTTCCGTGTGATTCGTGACAATCTCGCCGGCATTGATCGGACGACAGCCGGCCGCCTGGTACCCTCCTGTCTCTTCACCGATCCACCGGTCTCGCAGATTGGTTTGACAGAGCAGGAAGCTCGCCGTCGTGGAATACCTGTACGAGTAACCAAGTTACCCATGGCTGCTGTGCTAAGGACGCGAACCCTCGATGAGAGCCACGGGTTCATGAAGGCACTGCTTGAGGTGGGAGGGGACTGCATCCTGGGCTTCTCCATGATTGGACCGGAGGCGGGCGAGGTCATGGCCATCGTGCAAGTAGCAATGCTGGCCGGTCTTCCTTATACAACCTTGCGTGACGCCACATTTACACATCCGACGATGGCCGAAGGCCTCGTCTTTCTCTTTTCACAAGTGGAGCCACGACGTTGA